In the genome of Cryptococcus neoformans var. neoformans B-3501A chromosome 5, whole genome shotgun sequence, the window CCTCTGGAAACTTGCTGGCGGTGCTTGATCCTCCAAAGTGCACCAAGGAGACCACGTTTCGCCATCATCAAAGCTCACTTTCAGTACTAGGGGCGTTCGAGGACCCCAGTTCTTGTATACGTCATTGACGGCGGCCACCAGCCGACCATCTCTAAGACGGGTAACGCACTGACCTACAAACAAAGTCCCGATGAGTACGGGACAATCAAAATAAGACGTACGCAGACCGCTCACCTGAATTGTTGTTTGGCAAATCTGTTGCATAACCTGGTGTCCATGTTCTTCCGTAATCTTCTGAATCTGCACGAACGATTCTTCCGATAGAGCTCCGACACATCATGTGTACGTGTCCTGGTTTATCAGCAGATTCCCATAAGGACGGTTGGATGATTCCTTCTCCGGGGAAAGATCCTCCTTCAACACCTCTATCTGCTGGTAGCTTGATGAACTCGGCTTTGACCCACCTCTCACCCTGCTTGAATgtatctccttccttgggGGTGGGAGCTATATCTGCGAATGCGTCCCATAaaccctttcctccctctaGCGTGACTTCTTTACTTGCGCCCGAAAGCCAGTCACCATTGGACAAAACAATTGGAGGGTTCTTTTGAGGACCTCTCCCACCACTGTGATCTCCAGGTACCAGCTCTCGAGGCTCTGTCCATGTATTTCCCCCATCGATAGTCTCTATTACATATGTCTTCCAGGTCGGGATAGGAGTTCCCGTCTTATAGAAGACGTAGAGATGTCCTGGAGCACCTTTCGGATCcggaagaaaagatacTGGATTCCAGTGTACGATATCGCCGCTTCCTGCGATGACACGGGGTGGGGTCCAGCATCCATTTGTGCACTTTGAGAACCTAGAGATGCATCATCAACACCAAGTTAATGGATGTCAGTGAAAGCCTACCATATTTTCACGTCTGAAGTACCCTCTTTTGTTCCACCAAACCATGTCACGTACTCCACCCCACAGGCAGCCTGTATGGTGGAACAATGCACTTCGGGTTGCCTTGGATCGTCTTTGAACAGGTACTCTCGTTGTATTTTAGGTGTGGTCATGGTTGAAATTTGCTGAGTTCGGGTCAAGATTGATGTTTACACCGAAACAAGTTATGGCTAAGTATGTTCTGAGGACAGGAGGGACATCGGGATCGTTGCCGAAAAAGCTATGAAGGATGTGTTAGACACTTGAGGTCTTCGTCGTGCAAAGCTTTGAGAGCTATGTGGGATCCCAGCACATAACGCCAAGCAACATCTGATTGCAAGCTTCTCGGgcttctctcttctcatgAATACACAATTGAGTTACGGCTAATATCGGGAGAGTGCCGAATATGGAACTCTACAGTTACACCACTTCTGTGTGGCAGGCAATTCGGACCTTTTCAAGGGTTTATTTAGGTCAGATGATCAaactcttttcttttcctacGACTGCTTTCGGGATGCAGCCGAtcccttttcatcctctgaCCACATGCACTAGTTTAGGCATAATAGGAGAGGGCGCAAAAGTCAGCTTCTGCTTTGAACCGTTCCTCTTCACACTTAAGATTTCCGAATCCGAAGATCTGCTGTGTCCCCTTTTCGCAGAGGTTGCATTTTTCCCGCTCTTATTACTTCATTGATTGAAATAATAATTAAATAGTGTATGAATCTCTTGACCGATCCTCACTTGAAATACCAGCCTTAGAGACCAAGAATACCAATATCGGGTACAACCGACTCTGTCCGATTTTGAGTTgcctttcctccacttcgCTGTCAGCCGGAGGACCACTTATCGCCCGTTTTGTGCGACTTATTTGAAGGGTGTAGGATTGAAACCAACCCCACAACCCCATATTATTTAAAGCAGCCCCACGGGTCTCCATAATCACTGTTTACATTCGTAACTGACAATAGAAGCAACTACGTTATGGGGTTCCATATCATTGAAGATCGTCCAACGCCACCAGCAGTGAGTATCGACAACTCTAGTGTACTAAAAGTTTAGACGCTGATTTATCTTTCAATCTACTTTAGGTGTACAACTGGCGGGTATACATGATGGGATGCTGCATTGGTAGGTGACTCTTTCAACGTTGTGCcggagaaaagggagaccgaagggagaggagccAAAAATCGCGACTCTGAGCCTTTAGacctctttttccatcGTTTCCCTTCATTTTTCTCATTTTGAGAGCTCCAGCTAACGATATGTATACAGCTTTCGGTGCTCTGACATTCGGATATGATGCCGCTTTTATTGGGACCACTATCACGAGGCCCGGCTTTACAGCTGCATTTGGGATAGATGAAATGTCAGCCTCGGAGAAGATCAACAATTCTGCCAACTTGACTAGTTCATTTACCGCTGCTTGTTTCTTTGGAGCGGTTTTTGCTTGGCCTAGTGAGTAGATCTGTACTGCCCCAGAAATGCCGAGGAGTCTAACAATGACCATGCTAGTGATGGAGGCTTGGGGACGACGACCGGCCTTACAAGTGTCCGCGGCTATATTCAACATCGGAGCCATTGTAATGACTGCCGCCACTCATCAGCTTTCCATGATATGTGAGCCCCATCACCTTCTAGGGCCGCAGTACGAATCACATGGTACTGATTGAGGTCTAACGTAGATGCTGGACGAGTTTTGACTGGCCTTGGCGTTGGCATTATTACTGCCGTTgttccctccttcctcgcgGAACTGTCGCCCCCTCCTATTCGAGGTGTCTTGACGGGTCTTTTTGAGATTGCGTATCAAAGTGAGTCATCAATCGAGGAGTGAATAAACTATTAGGTTAATCGTTTGGTACTCAGTTGGTAATCTGGTCGGATTCTGGGTGTGTGACTGCATTCCAAACTAAATGACAGAAAAGCTTGACTGACACGTGTCGACCTTGTTAGATCAACTACGGCGTTACGCATACCATCGATCTTAATTCTAGTAACTCCTATCGGATTCCCATTGCTGTGCAGCTCATCCCTGGTGGGCTGTTCGCAATTGGCTGCATGTTCTTCAAAGAGTCACCTATGCTTTTGATCAAACGTGGCAGAGAAGCGGAGGCAATTGCAAATCTTGAATGGCTAAGAATGCTGCCTGGTGATCATTTGTGTGAGTAATACTCGGCGACACCTGGCCCATTGTTTCACCGCCATCTTCCTACCTTGCACCGCTGACTGGGCCCTATGGCCAACTATAGATATCCAAGAAGAGCTCAGAATGATTCACACACgaattgaagaggagaacaAAGTAGCtgggggagaaggaaagggtaTCAAAAATTACTTCGTGGGCTGCATACGGGAAATGAAGGTCCCTTCAATCCGCCATCGTTTTGCCCTCGTCCTAGGTATGATGTTCCTTCAAAACTTCTCAGGAGCCATCACCATCAGTAAGCTACTTCTaattccctcctcctgatCTTGATgatccctttcctttcaaTCTTACTTCTGTCAGTCTCGATGTTGAGCTGACGATTTATAATTGTATAGATTACTATTCCCCTAGTATATTCAAAGCCATCGGTCTTACGGACGTTACCCTTTGGACTGGTATCTATGGTGTTTTCAAGGCCAGCGGTgccattctcttcttcatgttCGGTATTGACAGATTCGGTCGTCGAAACCCTTGGATGCTCTCTGCAGCCTGTTGTGGTCTATGTCTCATCTATCTAGGCGCATACATCAAGGTTGGTCATCCGGGTACTGCCGAAGTCCTTTCCGAATCGACCAAGAAAGGCGGAAATGCCGCCAcagccatcatcatgcTCTATGCTCTCTTCTGGTCTTTCGGTGGTAACGGATTGCCTTGGATCGTATCTGCTGAGATCTTCCCTGTGAGATTAAGATCTTTGGCAGGTTCTTGGGCCGGTGTCAACCAATGGTTAGCTTCAGTGAGTATGATGGCTTTAATGTGTTCTAGTAGCTACCTATATGTTTGGCTGACGATGTGATCCTCCAGTTCGCTGCGACTCAAGCGTTTCCCAAAATGTTGTCAAAGATGGATTGGGgagtcttcatcttctttgctgGTATATGTGCAGCAACTGTGTATGTCACATCATCATGGGCATTCCTTGCAACTGGAATGGTTCCTTATCAGCGAGTCTGTC includes:
- a CDS encoding hypothetical protein (HMMPfam hit to Sugar_tr, Sugar (and other) transporter, score: 370.0, E(): 3e-108), which codes for MGFHIIEDRPTPPAVYNWRVYMMGCCIAFGALTFGYDAAFIGTTITRPGFTAAFGIDEMSASEKINNSANLTSSFTAACFFGAVFAWPMMEAWGRRPALQVSAAIFNIGAIVMTAATHQLSMIYAGRVLTGLGVGIITAVVPSFLAELSPPPIRGVLTGLFEIAYQIGNLVGFWINYGVTHTIDLNSSNSYRIPIAVQLIPGGLFAIGCMFFKESPMLLIKRGREAEAIANLEWLRMLPGDHLYIQEELRMIHTRIEEENKVAGGEGKGIKNYFVGCIREMKVPSIRHRFALVLGMMFLQNFSGAITINYYSPSIFKAIGLTDVTLWTGIYGVFKASGAILFFMFGIDRFGRRNPWMLSAACCGLCLIYLGAYIKVGHPGTAEVLSESTKKGGNAATAIIMLYALFWSFGGNGLPWIVSAEIFPVRLRSLAGSWAGVNQWLASFAATQAFPKMLSKMDWGVFIFFAGICAATVIFTFIWIPETKGIPIESMDLLFGGPTRHMQWRQKRAYPPDGVPALTIDLPHHVETPYDGKKEADDFIEHNSV